A window of Blastomonas sp. SL216 contains these coding sequences:
- a CDS encoding ABC transporter ATP-binding protein, which produces MSLYRLKGMGVNIGGRDLVRGVSLDIAPGECVALAGASGSGKSLTSLTPFGLSAGTITGLAMLEGQELAGLDEAGLRQLRREKVGFVFQQPLTALTPHRTAAQHLTESAMQAGGVRPDQGALVAMLDAVGLADPAIKLGRYPHQLSGGERQRLMIACAIAHGPKLLIADEPVSALDAHLRGEIMALLTRLRHECGMAMLLVSHDLASLEHHADRVLVMRDGDVVETGAAKAIARAPQHAYSQALWAATPSLRAPLPDDLPVPGALLVETRGLTVRFPGSGLFGKPMTAVDNVDLTLHAGEAVALIGGSGSGKSTIGRALAGLGPVSAGTLLWRGEALKARRNLDQRRSIQPVFQDPVASLDPRWRVSDIIAEPLVHLRPDLTAWGRAGLVKKALQMVELDGALADRTPAGLSGGQAQRVAIARALVAEPELLVLDEATSALDPLVGAQIVALLKRLQRDQGIAMLVITHDLALAAQFCHRALVLDAGRIVEQGPMAQLIANPQAMMTKRLVAAS; this is translated from the coding sequence ATGAGCCTCTATCGGCTGAAGGGCATGGGCGTGAATATTGGCGGGCGCGATCTGGTGCGCGGCGTCTCGCTCGATATCGCGCCTGGCGAGTGCGTCGCACTGGCGGGTGCATCGGGATCGGGCAAGAGCCTCACCAGCCTCACCCCGTTCGGCCTTTCCGCCGGGACGATCACCGGATTGGCGATGCTCGAGGGGCAGGAACTGGCCGGGCTGGACGAGGCGGGCTTGCGCCAGCTGCGCCGCGAAAAAGTCGGCTTCGTCTTCCAGCAGCCGCTGACCGCGCTGACCCCGCACCGGACCGCAGCCCAGCACCTGACCGAAAGCGCGATGCAGGCAGGCGGCGTGCGACCGGACCAGGGGGCACTGGTGGCGATGCTCGACGCGGTCGGGCTGGCCGATCCGGCGATCAAGCTGGGGCGCTATCCGCACCAGCTTTCGGGCGGCGAACGCCAGCGGCTGATGATCGCCTGTGCCATCGCGCATGGCCCCAAGCTGCTGATCGCCGACGAGCCGGTATCCGCGCTTGATGCGCATCTGCGGGGCGAGATCATGGCGCTGCTCACGCGGCTGCGGCACGAGTGCGGCATGGCGATGCTGCTGGTCAGCCATGACCTCGCCTCGCTCGAACATCATGCCGACCGGGTGCTGGTGATGCGGGACGGAGATGTGGTGGAGACGGGCGCGGCGAAGGCCATCGCGCGCGCGCCGCAGCACGCGTACAGCCAGGCGCTCTGGGCGGCGACGCCCAGCCTCAGGGCTCCGCTGCCCGATGACCTGCCGGTGCCCGGCGCGCTGCTGGTCGAGACGCGCGGGCTTACCGTCCGGTTTCCCGGCAGCGGCCTGTTCGGCAAGCCGATGACAGCGGTCGACAATGTCGATCTGACCCTGCACGCGGGCGAAGCTGTCGCGCTGATCGGCGGATCGGGATCGGGCAAATCGACCATAGGCCGCGCGTTGGCCGGACTGGGGCCGGTCAGTGCGGGTACGCTGCTATGGCGCGGTGAAGCACTCAAGGCCAGGCGCAACCTAGATCAGCGCCGCTCGATCCAGCCGGTGTTTCAGGACCCGGTCGCCAGCCTCGATCCGCGCTGGCGCGTTTCCGACATCATCGCCGAGCCGCTGGTCCATCTGCGCCCCGATCTGACCGCCTGGGGCCGGGCCGGGCTGGTCAAGAAGGCGCTGCAGATGGTGGAGCTGGATGGTGCTCTGGCCGACCGGACACCCGCCGGACTGTCGGGCGGACAGGCGCAGCGCGTCGCCATCGCGCGCGCACTGGTGGCCGAGCCCGAACTGCTGGTGCTCGATGAGGCGACGTCGGCGCTCGATCCGCTGGTTGGCGCGCAGATCGTGGCGCTGCTCAAACGGCTGCAGCGCGATCAGGGCATTGCGATGCTGGTGATCACCCATGACCTCGCGCTGGCGGCGCAATTCTGTCACCGCGCGCTGGTGCTCGATGCCGGGCGGATCGTCGAACAGGGGCCGATGGCGCAGCTGATCGCCAATCCCCAGGCCATGATGACAAAACGGCTGGTGGCCGCAAGCTGA
- a CDS encoding TonB-dependent receptor, translating to MPFFGFTRLAATRTALTLGVAAAAITALPAAAMAQDTQEEEATTAADGSVIVVTARRRTENLQDVPIAISAFSAERLENQGALDITDISQITPNTTLENSRGTNSTLTAFIRGVGQQDPVPGFEAGVGIYLDDVYLNRPQAAVLDIYEVERIEVLRGPQGTLYGRNTIGGAVKYVTKMLPQDFSLKVRGTYGTYDQAEGVVTVSAPIGDIVRVGGTFARLSRGGFGDNLNIRGLENYNRDVYAGRGTLEIGGYGAPILIRISGDYTRDKSDPRNGHRLIPGIRSGTPVLRDVYDTRAGLNNPRQDIEAYGLAMNISAELTDTLTLRSISAWRKDESFTPIDFDALPAIDVDVPAVYRNEQISQEFQLLYEGERLKGLVGFYYLDAKASTAFDVLLFTTLNNLNAFTAGDVRTDTWSVFGDFTYDFTDQLSLSLGGRYTVDKRNSTILRQTKLGRSAEFGGTPVILATTSNFNGRARFTDFNPRASLSFKPNEDHLFYAGYSQGFKGGGFDPRGLSTAAPDTNRDGVRSQQEIFDFLSFEPETVDSYELGWKGSFADNAINLAVTGFYADYTNVQVPGSAGFDSNGDGVNDTFIGVTTNAGKAEFKGLEFEGNAVFAREFAGSGSFMSFNATLGYIDGEYKRFIDARNIDVANLRRIQNTPKWTASGTFSGVFPAFSGMITASTTVSYRSKTFQFETPSPFLDQEGFALWDAALIWRDDQDRFSFGINAKNILNKQYITSGYQFLATAPDGTPTRNAAGNFVPTLGTEGVATAFYGNPRQVFVTGTVKF from the coding sequence ATGCCATTTTTCGGGTTCACCCGTCTCGCCGCCACGCGCACCGCGCTGACGCTGGGCGTTGCCGCCGCCGCGATCACGGCGCTTCCCGCTGCCGCCATGGCGCAGGACACGCAGGAAGAAGAGGCGACGACCGCTGCCGATGGCAGTGTCATCGTCGTCACTGCGCGGCGTCGCACCGAAAACCTGCAGGATGTTCCGATCGCGATCAGTGCCTTTTCCGCCGAGCGGCTGGAGAACCAGGGCGCGCTCGACATCACCGACATTTCGCAGATCACGCCCAATACCACGCTGGAAAATTCGCGCGGTACCAACTCGACACTGACCGCGTTCATTCGCGGCGTGGGCCAGCAGGACCCGGTTCCCGGTTTCGAGGCTGGCGTCGGCATCTATCTGGATGACGTCTACCTCAACCGTCCGCAGGCCGCCGTGCTCGACATCTACGAGGTCGAACGGATTGAAGTGCTGCGCGGGCCGCAGGGCACGCTCTATGGCCGCAACACCATCGGCGGCGCGGTGAAGTATGTCACCAAGATGCTGCCGCAGGACTTCAGCCTGAAGGTGCGCGGCACCTATGGCACCTATGACCAGGCCGAAGGCGTGGTCACCGTCTCAGCCCCGATCGGCGACATCGTGCGCGTCGGCGGTACGTTCGCGCGTCTGTCGCGCGGCGGCTTTGGCGACAATCTCAACATTCGCGGTCTCGAAAACTATAACCGCGATGTCTATGCCGGTCGCGGTACGCTGGAAATTGGCGGCTATGGCGCGCCGATCCTCATCCGCATCTCGGGCGACTATACCCGCGACAAGTCCGATCCGCGCAACGGCCACCGCCTTATCCCCGGCATCCGCAGCGGCACCCCGGTGTTGCGCGATGTCTACGACACCCGCGCCGGCCTCAACAATCCGCGGCAGGACATCGAGGCCTATGGCCTGGCGATGAACATCTCGGCCGAACTGACCGATACGCTGACGCTCCGCTCGATCAGCGCCTGGCGCAAGGACGAAAGTTTCACCCCAATCGATTTCGATGCGCTGCCTGCGATCGATGTCGATGTGCCCGCAGTGTACCGCAACGAACAGATCAGCCAAGAATTCCAGCTGCTGTATGAAGGCGAGCGGCTCAAGGGTCTGGTCGGCTTCTACTATCTCGATGCCAAGGCCTCGACCGCATTCGACGTGCTGCTGTTCACCACCCTGAACAATCTCAACGCCTTCACCGCAGGCGATGTGCGCACCGATACCTGGTCGGTATTCGGCGATTTCACCTATGATTTCACCGATCAATTGTCGCTGTCCTTGGGTGGCCGCTATACTGTCGACAAGCGCAATTCGACGATCCTGCGTCAGACCAAGCTGGGCCGGTCGGCGGAATTCGGCGGTACGCCGGTGATCCTTGCGACCACCTCGAACTTCAACGGCCGCGCGCGCTTCACCGATTTCAACCCGCGCGCCTCGCTCAGCTTCAAGCCGAACGAGGACCATCTGTTCTATGCGGGCTATTCGCAGGGCTTCAAGGGCGGCGGCTTCGATCCGCGCGGCCTTTCCACCGCCGCGCCGGACACCAACCGAGATGGTGTGCGCAGCCAGCAGGAAATCTTCGATTTCCTCAGCTTCGAGCCGGAAACCGTCGACAGCTATGAATTGGGCTGGAAGGGCAGCTTTGCCGACAATGCCATCAACCTGGCGGTAACCGGCTTCTACGCCGATTACACCAATGTGCAGGTGCCCGGTTCCGCAGGCTTTGACTCGAACGGTGATGGCGTCAACGACACCTTTATCGGTGTCACCACCAATGCGGGCAAGGCCGAGTTCAAGGGTCTGGAATTCGAAGGCAATGCCGTGTTCGCGCGTGAATTTGCCGGCAGCGGCTCGTTCATGAGCTTCAACGCGACGCTCGGCTATATCGATGGCGAGTACAAGCGCTTCATCGACGCGCGCAACATCGATGTCGCCAATCTGCGCCGCATCCAGAACACGCCGAAATGGACTGCATCGGGCACCTTCTCGGGCGTCTTCCCGGCCTTTTCGGGCATGATCACCGCATCGACCACGGTCAGCTATCGCAGCAAGACCTTCCAGTTCGAAACGCCCAGCCCGTTCCTCGACCAGGAAGGCTTTGCGCTCTGGGATGCCGCGCTGATCTGGCGCGACGATCAGGACCGTTTCAGCTTTGGCATCAACGCCAAGAACATCCTGAACAAGCAGTACATCACCTCGGGCTATCAGTTCCTGGCGACCGCGCCGGACGGCACGCCGACGCGCAATGCGGCGGGCAATTTCGTGCCGACGCTGGGCACCGAGGGCGTCGCGACCGCGTTCTACGGCAACCCGCGTCAGGTGTTCGTGACCGGCACGGTCAAGTTCTGA
- a CDS encoding TetR/AcrR family transcriptional regulator encodes MAAKAPADEAGQENPVGDAVGRPDKTPRTARGRATLRKLLDAAAIEFGERGFHEASISGITRRAGTALGSFYTYFDSKDEIFRALVQDMSAQVGKHAAVAMQEASGALDRERAALQGFLEFARAHKEIYRIIDEAEFVDSDSYRAHYQVTATRILSRLKAGAQDGEIRADVSELHAWAVMGMNVFLGLRYGIWSEDMSPDAIAGAANDFITRGLKP; translated from the coding sequence ATGGCGGCAAAGGCACCAGCAGACGAGGCGGGGCAGGAAAACCCTGTGGGCGATGCTGTCGGACGGCCCGACAAGACCCCACGCACCGCGCGCGGGCGGGCCACCCTGCGCAAGCTGCTGGATGCAGCGGCCATCGAATTTGGCGAGCGCGGCTTTCACGAAGCCTCGATCAGCGGCATCACCCGCCGCGCCGGGACCGCATTGGGCAGCTTCTATACCTATTTCGATTCCAAGGACGAAATCTTCCGCGCGCTGGTGCAGGACATGTCGGCTCAGGTTGGCAAGCATGCGGCCGTTGCGATGCAGGAGGCCAGCGGCGCGCTCGACCGCGAACGCGCGGCGCTCCAGGGCTTTCTGGAATTCGCGCGCGCGCACAAGGAAATCTACCGGATCATCGACGAGGCCGAATTCGTCGATTCCGACAGCTATCGCGCGCATTATCAGGTGACAGCCACCCGCATTCTCAGCCGTCTGAAGGCAGGGGCGCAGGATGGCGAAATCCGCGCCGATGTCAGCGAGCTGCACGCCTGGGCAGTGATGGGAATGAACGTGTTCCTGGGGCTGCGCTATGGCATCTGGAGCGAAGACATGAGCCCGGATGCGATCGCCGGAGCGGCGAACGACTTCATCACGCGCGGGTTGAAGCCCTAG